One genomic window of Gossypium hirsutum isolate 1008001.06 chromosome D11, Gossypium_hirsutum_v2.1, whole genome shotgun sequence includes the following:
- the LOC107927203 gene encoding uncharacterized protein: MAAPTSSNLKCFKFIFIAIFCCNVNSGNSQNFPAQSLAKAFFCFNNKYIYTGCDEAYRLNESGNLNVPREATDIFCNGPCFAETQIVLKCVDNILSDFIFYNKATIGDVTNVLHAGCSYTNRRGNFDVGDYFQGEISEAPRLRSFIISLSTLTLIIGSFMF; the protein is encoded by the exons ATGGCAGCTCCTACTTCATCAAACCTCAAGTGTTTCAAATTCATTTTCATTGCCATATTCTGCTGCAACGTTAACTCAGGGAATTCTCAGAATTTCCCCGCACAATCCCTTGCAAAAGCGTTCTTTTGTTTCAACAACAAATAT aTTTATACTGGCTGCGACGAGGCTTATAGATTGAATGAGAGTGGTAACCTTAACGTACCACGTGAAGCTACTGACATCTTCTGCAATGGACCTTGCTTTGCTGAGACACAGATAGTGCTTAAATGTGTTGACAACATTTTATCAGACTTCATATTTTATAACAAGGCCACCATTGGAGACGTCACAAATGTACTCCATGCTGGTTGCAGCTACACAAACAGAAGAG GGAATTTCGATGTGGGAGATTATTTTCAGGGTGAAATAAGCGAGGCACCAAGATTGCGCAGCTTTATCATCAGCTTGTCTACATTAACACTAATCATTGGCTCTTTTATGTTTTAG
- the LOC107927202 gene encoding F-box/FBD/LRR-repeat protein At4g26340, which produces MMDEEQDRISNFSDDVLAHILSFLELRDAFKTMILSKRWEKVWTLTHSINLNNKSCVRRFDQRLSLDKEIRRRTTFINFINGVLFGDNMIFPVKAFTLSYYFGYADFIRHRHSPYLIKWVDAVSTNDLEKFDFSISIDCTFPVLNMPPTLFQCQNLVTLSLESINRVLICFHVLETACLLSLKYLRLVKVRFEEENTLKNLLSGCPVLEELYMEPGDTGFKSIPHFYFISPSLKILRWKREEGFHGYFVVKAPKLEHLHFVEHSMLGFSMSVSPSLVSVVMDIGSSFGHHGHISVKKLFQGISNAQKLEWSTHRTFMANKVELDNLPEFCNLTHLKIGSCQDFYFVSSIIQHSPHLKHLIFDKDHFISGPMTWSPLVPVPPCLVSHLETVEIIAPEGQTSYEIELILYLLHEGKVLKKMIVTPFSCMDLRRKLWESPKTGGCKIVFSDFPAGGTSR; this is translated from the exons ATGATGGACGAAGAACAAGACAGGATCAGCAACTTTTCGGACGATGTTTTGGCTCACATTCTGTCGTTTTTGGAACTAAGGGATGCTTTCAAAACCATGATTTTATCAAAAAGATGGGAAAAGGTTTGGACTTTGACTCATAGCATCAACTTGAATAATAAATCATGTGTGAGGCGCTTCGATCAACGCTTGTCTCTTGACAAAGAGATTAGACGAAGAACTACTTTCATTAACTTCATCAATGGGGTTTTATTTGGCGATAACATGATATTTCCGGTAAAAGCCTTCACCCTTTCATATTATTTTGGTTATGCAGATTTCATTAGGCATAGACACAGCCCATATCTCATCAAATGGGTTGATGCGGTAAGTACAAATGATCttgaaaagtttgatttttcTATTTCGATTGATTGTACATTTCCGGTTCTCAATATGCCTCCTACATTGTTTCAATGCCAAAATCTGGTAACACTAAGTTTAGAGTCCATTAATAGAGTTCTTATCTGTTTCCATGTCCTTGAAACTGCCTGTTTATTGAGTCTTAAGTATCTCCGTCTTGTTAAAGTCCGATTCGAGGAAGAAAACACGTTGAAGAATCTTTTATCAGGCTGTCCTGTTCTTGAAGAACTATACATGGAACCCGGGGATACCGGTTTTAAATCAATCCCGcatttttactttatttcaccTTCATTGAAGATACTAAGATGGAAACGTGAAGAAGGGTTTCATGGTTATTTTGTTGTTAAAGCACCAAAACTTGAACATCTTCATTTTGTGGAACATTCTATGTTGGGTTTTAGCATGAGTGTTTCACCCTCTTTAGTTTCTGTTGTTATGGATATTGGTTCATCTTTCGGTCATCATGGCCATATATCAGTCAAGAAGCTTTTCCAAGGCATCTCCAATGCTCAAAAACTTGAATGGTCCACTCACCGTACATTT ATGGCTAATAAGGTAGAGCTTGATAATTTACCTGAGTTCTGCAATTTGACCCATTTGAAAATAGGAAGTTGCCAagacttttattttgtttcttccattatTCAACATTCACCTCATTTGAAGCACTTGATCTTTGATAAG GATCACTTCATCTCCGGACCAATGACATGGAGTCCTCTGGTGCCAGTCCCACCGTGTTTGGTATCACACCTCGAAACGGTAGAAATCATTGCACCTGAAGGCCAAACAAGCTACgaaattgaattgattttataTCTTCTGCATGAGGGAAAGGTATTGAAAAAGATGATTGTCACTCCATTTTCATGTATGGACTTGAGGAGGAAACTGTGGGAATCTCCAAAGACAGGCGGATGCAAGATCGTGTTTTCCGATTTTCCGGCCGGTGGTACATCAAGATAA